In the Desulfuribacillus alkaliarsenatis genome, CTTTGGATTGGTGTTGATTTTGGTAGGATTACTGTTCCACCATCAACACTTACTCGTATGTTTCTTGCAGCTAATGTACTTGTGTTAGACACTGTGAAGCTGATTGTAAAGTCTTGATTTGCACGTATTTCTGCTGTCGGATGCTGAATATTAGTAATATTTAATTGGGCTTGACTCTCTGAAACCGTCCGCCTTACTACTGGTAGGAAAGCTTGGTATGTGCGACTGTATTGCTGATTGAATTCATCTCTGTATTCGAAGGTTACATCTAAAGTATATATCCCACTAGAAAGTGTAGGAATCGTAGTAATATCAAAAAATACACTATCGTTATAATGGTTAGGTTTTAGCTCAGATAACTTAAAAGTATCCTTAATTGGCCCCTTCATATATATGGCGTGGGGTGAAAAACCATGTAGTCGTACCGTTATATCTTTGGCAGCCATTCCACCAGTATTGTGCAAGTCTAAAAAAATGCGACTAGTCTCTCCAGAGAAGAGGTTTTGCTGGGGAACGATTGTATTATGCAAGCGGATAATTGGGGGCTCCGCTTTATTGTCATTTATATTGTCGTTTGCTTGGTTGGCTTCGGCAAGTTGGGGTGCCAGGAAAACTAATGATATTATGAGCAAAAACGGTAATATGATTACTAGCTTGAATCTCATTTGCGAACCTC is a window encoding:
- a CDS encoding COG1361 S-layer family protein, with product MRFKLVIILPFLLIISLVFLAPQLAEANQANDNINDNKAEPPIIRLHNTIVPQQNLFSGETSRIFLDLHNTGGMAAKDITVRLHGFSPHAIYMKGPIKDTFKLSELKPNHYNDSVFFDITTIPTLSSGIYTLDVTFEYRDEFNQQYSRTYQAFLPVVRRTVSESQAQLNITNIQHPTAEIRANQDFTISFTVSNTSTLAARNIRVSVDGGTVILPKSTPIQSIPVLSPGESKTLSYTMFPTANANTRNHPVEILVEFDTDTNSSANNLKQSFSQFVGINIANNTASNNTVSNNTVVSNSNNNSNNTASNSSSISNSNTDSNSNSNSIHGNDTDTQPNTNSDIDTQARIDNTGDYGNTDNYANTSNSEIPNGNQVSTNSSLDMITLTTFAGWGLAVLFAITLLLQTWLVLYKKS